Within the Gorilla gorilla gorilla isolate KB3781 chromosome 15, NHGRI_mGorGor1-v2.1_pri, whole genome shotgun sequence genome, the region CACAaacattaacttatttttttcttccaacaaCCTGGTTTCTTAGGACAGGGCAAATATTCTCCTTTCACAGACTGAAACAGAGTCAAGAAAAATCCCAGTCATTCAGGCAGTAAGAGATGGAACAAGAGCTTGACTCTGagctttttgtgtttgtttgtttttgttttttgagtttattttttttagcaGGAATATCTTCCTGCAACAAGTGTACATTGAGCTTTGGAAGGTACAGACTCTTTGGGAAATCTAGACCTTTCTTACTCATTTGCAGTTAAGCACctaggtttttggtttttaatattttcaaactgaAGTTCCATTGAGCTGAGGTCAGCTTATTTTTTCCAAGTCATGGGGAGCAGAAGGGAAGGAAATGGGGATATGTAGGTCACTAGAGACAAAGTTACAGATACATAAAATGAACaggtctagagatctaatgtacagcataaaGACTATAGTTAATGTGGTATTGCTTTTGGGATTTTTGGTGCTCTTGCCACATGCAAAAAAAGTGGAAGTAACTATGTAAGATGATGCGTATATTAATTTGCATTATAATAGTAACCATTTCACtaggtatatatatatcaaaacatcctgttgtacaccttaaatatatacaataaaaatacaaaatacaaaagtcatACCAGCAGTAGTGTATTTCCAGAACCTAGTACAGTGCCTAGGATATAATAGGGGTTCAATAAAGGTttgataagtaaaaaaaaaaaagtcatactaGACAATGTTAATGAGCCTCATAGAGCTTGACAGCGAAACACCTTAGCTGTACATCCCATGCACCTTAGCGTGTATGAGAGGCCTTCtggcttcctccctcctttctctcagtTTCAGTTAGGGATAAATAAAACCTGTTAAATTGGTGTCTCCTATTTCTAGCTTCTTTGTTCTTGACCCTGTGTACTTGGGCAAGGAAGCCCTTCTGCCCCCACTGTGTGCCCCATCTCTTCTGAGTTTCTTGGGTTctgttctcctttttcctttggtTCAGCACAAAAGGATCAGATCGCAGTCATTTTCCCTCCCAGCTTCCCCATTGCATTCCTTTTCCCTTCACTGATAGTGCTCTCTAGGTGctcagggtcttttttttttttttctaactttcttCCCCTGTCCAAACAGGGAGTGATTGTGTATctgtgtggtaaaatatatattttttatatataaagtttaccattttaaccatttttgtgtgtgttttcagttCAGTGGCCTTTTAGGCCAGATAAGAGTTTGCTCTCAGGTCCCTGATCACACTGGATGAAGACTGTGTGGCCCAGCTGTAGTTGTGGGAGGCTTCTTCCCATAGGGAAGCCTGAGTGTCTCCCAAGGGTTAATAGCCGTCTTCTCTTGTGCTTtgtgtatgtctctgtgtctGGGTCCTTTTGAATGTCTTTTATTCTCATCTGTGGGCTCCCTCCTTTTTTCCTGTTAATCCTTGCTTCTCTTGTCTTATTTCTTAGATTGGGGGTAATATTGGcactcaaatatatttattagtgTATTTTGTATTAATGTTctctgtttataattttaaaagcaaatggaccatttcctatttctttttcatatgtgTTTTTTCAGTATTGTATGTGCGTGTCAGggactatatttttttaaaaaatttattaataaaatcatttttattttaacagcaaAGAATTATATTTAGGTAGTACAGTTAGGAACCACTTTGttgttttagattaaaaaaaggaaagcaggaaTTGTTACTACAAAATtttgactttaaaattttttcatttttagttaattaCATTGGCTTTTTTTCAGTATTATTCAAATAATACATTtgtggcaggaaaaaaaattagaaagtgtaGATAAGCCAAAAGGAGAGAAGTATAATAATCTGTATTCTATCATCCAAAAATAATCACTGTGAATATTTGTCTGTATCTTTCCAAatctttatatatgtaattaaaaaaagggataaaattatacattttatactatTTTGTGACCTGCTTTCACTTAGTAGTATATTCAAACATTTTTTCCATATCAAATATTTACCCATAGCTACATATATAACTAGTATGATAATAGCTTCAGAGACTTTTAATATTAAATCAAAtgacaaaattgttttttttttttgtttttttgttttttgagacagaatctcgctctgtcgcccaggctggtgtgcagtggcacgatctcagctcactgcaacctctgcttcctgggttcaagcaattctcctgcctcagcctcccgagtagctgggactacaggcacgcaccaccacgcccagttaatttttgtatttttagtaaagatggggtttcaccatgttggccaggttggtcttgaactcctgacctcgtgatcgacccgcctcggcctcccaaagtgctggggttacaggtgtgagccactgctcccagaggACAAAATTGTTAGTATGAAGTGATAACTACTATTTTCTGCTAACCCCATCATTTTGATTTAGTATTAAAAGCCTCTGGTGCCATTACTAAATTAATAAATCTTTATAAACTTGTAAAGAATATTGTGTTTTTGCAACTAATGTagggttttaaaactttttatttgtacataatttcaaaaagttgcaaaaataaataagtaaaagagcACCCATATACCCTGTACCTGGATCTCCTATTGTTAACATTTCTGTCCTTTGCGTTATTGTTCTcccatttatgtatgtatgtgtgtattgattgattgattgagataggatcttgcacaatcaccaggctggaatatagtggcacagtcatggctcactgcagcctcaacttcctgagctcaagtgatcctcctgcctcagcctcctgagtaaccggGCCAACAGGAATGTagcactgtgcccggctaagttaaaacaattttttttctaaagacaggatcttactgtgttgccctggctggtctcaaactcctgagctcaagcagtactcccactgtgatctcccaaagggctgagattacaggcgtgagccaccacacccagcctacccatatgtttatacatacacatatatatgatcgtatatatattttaaatcaatgaTTTGAGAATAAGTTGCATACGTGATGATTCTTTACCCCTAAATgcttcagtgtgtatttcctaaaAATAAGGATGCTTTCTTATATAACCACAGTATAGTCATCTGCTTtataaatttaacattgatacagTATTTTATCCAATTCACAACCAATTTTCTTCTCCAGTTCAGGTTCTAGTCTAGAGCCAGATTTTGTATTTGTCATGGATCTTTAGCTTCCTTTAGCCTGGAACATTTCCATACTCTGTCTTTTATGACATGAGCATTTTTGAAGGGtatagtcacacacacacacacacacacacacacacacacactttttgtaaattaaaacattCTCATTTTGTTTGTCTGATTTTTCTTATGATCAGATCAAAGTTTTACATCTGCAGCCAGTGAGCTGCCCGGGTGATGTGTCCTTTTCAGAGTGCCACCTCTAGAAGCATGCAATGTTCTTTTCTCTAATTGGTCATGTTAATTTTGATCTCTTAGTCAAAGTGTTATCTAATTTCTCcactcttctgtttttttctcccccttGGTCTGTGAGGAGGCACTGTAAGATCATGTAAATAtcctgctttttattaaaaaacatttttttgtccTAGATTTAAcatccattgatgattcttgccAGATTTCATCTTTACTGTGATGGttgcaaaattattattttccaacTGCAGCCCTCCCTCCAGTCGGTTCTTGGCATTCTACAACAAGCAAGAGACTTCCTGTCtctcccatttgtttgtttgcttatctgTTGTCTCTATGGCCTCATGAATTTTTCCCccagtgttttataattcatggctgaatttaattattttgacGCTCAAACTGCCATTTCCCTGCTTCCTGCCAAGACTGAGGGTTTGTAGTCAAACTGTGCCCACAGATTACTTGGATTAGTTCTCTCAAAAGTCAGAAAACCATATAAAGAAATATACTCATGTTGTTTTCTTCCGTATCCCTTCCACGCCATTCCCACACACCCCAGTCCTTAGAGATAgttgttgttttctgatttttcctccctgttttttattttctcttttttcttacacAAAAGATAGCACATACTCTATGCTACATATGCTGTTTtgtactttgctttttttcatttcagaaaatCTCCTGGAAATCACTGCACACCAGTTTGCAGAGAttgtcttcacttttttttttaatagctgcatgGCACTGCACTGTGTGTATGCTGTGCATATTCCATAGTTATTCTGCCAGTCTCCTGTGCTTGGACATTCAGGTGGTTTCCAGTATTCTGCAGTAACAAATAATCTTATGCTGAataattcatatatacatatcttaATATTGTTGGAATTGTATGGTTGAAGTGTAAATGCATGTTGTTTTGTTAGATATTGCCATTGGAATTGTAcctttttggaaaaaaacatttccaccaacaatatATGAGAGTGTATTTCCACAGAGTGTATTGACAAGCTTCTGGATTTTTGTTACTTTGATGAGTGAATAATGGTGcagtattaattttaattaaacatcTTTTAATATGGTCAAGGCTcatgtttatatctttttatgAATTGtccattcatgtcttttgcccatttttctataggattttggccatttttcttcagtttttaaaagttcttcatAAATTAGGAATATTAACCTTTAATTTGTGACACACCTTGTGAATATTTATTCTAGTTTGTCATGTGTTTTGACTTTGTTTATGGTGCTTTttatcatgtatatttttaattcttatataGTCAAGTGTATTTCCTCTGGGTTTTGAGTTGTAGTTAATGTCTTTCCTTACACTGAGACTAAAATGgaatttgttgattttcttctagtacttgtacagttttattttttacatttagatctctTATGTGTCTGGAGTTGATTCTTATGTACGGTATGAGGAATGcatctaattatgtatttttccaaTAGCTATCCAATTGTCCCAAtactgtttattaaaaaaaactctttggTGATTTGACCTCAcacctttattatatttttgtacataATTAGGTCTGTTTCTGGACTGTTTATCCTgtttcatccatctatctattcatgtgccagtaccatactattttaattttaaaggctTTGTAGTCTGTTTTATTATCTGATGGGGCTAGTCGCCCTCATaactctctcttttcagtatttttctaGCTGTtcttttgtgttcatttttctatatGAGAATTTTAGAGTCAATGCATGTAGCTCTCTAAGCAAAAGTGTTTTCTCTGGTCCCTTTACATCCAAGCTTCTTAAAAGACTGTTTAATACTGATTTTAATTCCTCCCCATTTCCTTCTTTAGTCCTCTCAAAGATTCCTTTGTCCATTGTGATCAcattaaatttgtaaatttgAGTACAATTAAAATAACTCTGCCAAAAATATGTCAGTAACTGATTCCTCTGCAGTGATTATGATTTAATCAGATTGAcgtaaattttctaatttattagccttttatttttgagaagcatttttctttttttttggcagaagaCAGTGTCTAGAAGCAGTTGAAAAgcatttttcacatatttgtgaaataataTAAAGATTTTAAGTACTGACCAgtgttcaatttttattttagatttccaTGGTGTCAGTGATTCATATTCCTGATAGGACTTATAAACTATCCTGCAGAATATTGTATCAATATTTACTCTTGGCTCAAGGTCAATTTCATGATCTTAAGGTAAGTCGTACTCTGTAGTCTTATCTCTGTCTCTTTTGTTTACAGAGTTTCAAAGAATGGCCATTTATGGAAAGatgattatatttttcagttaatAATTATAGAAGATAACTAATTATTCTTTGCAGTTGAATTTGCTAGCTCATAAATTTTAAGCCGCTTCTTATGACCCCCAGTTTTAAAGAGTAATTGTTATTTATAataatctttaaatttatttctttcattttcagcaACTTTTCATGTCTGCAAATAATAATTTCACTCCCTCCAACAATTCCTcttcagaagagaaaaacatagacAGAAGTTTGTTGGAAAAGGTGGGGCTCTCTGAAAGTGAAGTTGAGCCATCGGAAGAGAACAGCAAGGACTGTGTTGTTTGCCAGAATGGGACTGTGAACTGGGTACTCTTACCATGCAGACACACATGCCTGTGTGATGGCTGTGTGAAGTATTTTCAGCAGTGCCCAATGTGCAGGCAGTTTGTTCAGGAATCTTTTGCACTTTGCAGTCAAAAAGAGCAAGATAAAGACAAACCGAAGACTCTTTGAAGACATCGTAACACTGAAAAGTACACTTTCTACTAAAGATGCAGAAATTGATGATCTTGGAATTCATCATAACATGGAATCTACAGTACTGACCATCaatgaaaattctattttaacttcatatttgTATGGTACTTGgatgataaaaattaattattcctTTCTGCTTAGTGAATGAATACTGGAATCCATCTGTGTTGATACATAAAAATTCATTCAACTCTTGAAAAGAATCTAAGAGTTTGGCCTTTTATTAGCTAGATTTCCTCTCAtattaattagaaaaattattctgaaaggCAATCCATTGAAAATTTGAGGAGGTTAAATTCTTAAGATCGCTAAATGTTTTACCTTTGATGTAATCGGAGTGCAATTAAGAAAAAACTTAATTCTACTTAAAGTAATTGTGTGTTCCCTAGTTTATACAAAGGAGTTGGAATGAGCTTCTTTAGATCTTTTCCTGAAATAACAGCTTTTATAAATATCCATCTGTTTGGTTTCTAATGTCCCTTGTTATAGTTACATAAATACAGGTCATAGTTTTAAATATAGGTTCTTAAATCATAAATGCAAGATATAATTCTTGACTGTTCTCAGTGTATTATAAAATGATACTCATCTATAGGAGGCAGATatataaaattgggataataagATTTTTTggataattaaatttattaaattgatAGTCAAGTGTGATTAGATTAGCAGAATGTGATCTCCGGGGAAGATCTATGAGACCTTTAATGCCTTACCTTAGATTTCTGCCTGTGCAGCAAATCCATCCAgaactgaggtgggaggtggaggttatagagctagaaaaatcactaaaagaaacaaataactatttttttctagtgtatttttattccaaataaaCCCTGTATTCTTCTGAATAGTAAATTACTTTATTCATCCATTGTTCTGTCTTTGTAAGAATTGAGAAACTTGGTAGGCAGAAAGACCCCACCCTTTTCTCTTTCCAAGATAactaaaagaaaaaggtaaatcagagctttccatgttttcagtGAGAATTATCATAACTCACCAAGAAAGCAGATCATGGCAAATAAACTGTGACCTTCAGGGAGATTTTTCAAGCCTCTTTTTGTCCTGTTTGTATTAAGAATAATGCCTTACCTTTGTATCTGCatttttatataattccattccaacCAGGTATAGCACTCTGAAGAAGACATTATCTATTCTCCATTATATAAACCAAATCAAACTTTCATCTACATTCGCTAGCTATGTAATAAATACCTTCTAGGAGCCAGATACTTGTTGAGAGTCTGGGCTACAAAGAATCAGGCAAGACTCCTGATGTCAGGTATTGAGCATAAAAAGAGCATTGATGGCTAATTAGAACCCCTCAACTTGCCactcccccgccccgccccgaaGTTCCTAAGACTCTGTTCCAACCCTGCCACTGGAAGCAGGGTAGTCCAAAGCTGCAGTCCCTGCTTCCCTTAAGCTGCAGTCCCTGCTGCCCTTAACTAGCAGTATAACAATCTTGAAAACTCTGTCATGTAAATTGGGGGAATATTCAGACTCCATCCTAACTCTGCTGCCTCTCTATAGATCTCTTTGTACCTTGACTGTCCTAGACACTTAGTTGGTTTCTCATCAGAAGTAGACTCCACCAAGCCGGCATTCTTATTCCATGTTTCATAACTTCgtttgtagtaaaatatacatatataaaacttaccattttaaccatttttaagtgtaaaattagttgacattaattacattcacattgttttgcaACATTCACCAgtatccatctccagaatttttcatcatcccaaactgaaaccccatgcccattaaacaataactaccCATTCTCCCTCCcgccagcctctggcaaccaccattctattttctgtccctataaatttgactattctaggtacttcgtgtaagtagaatcatacaatatccTTTTGTGTCTCTCTAAACTTACTATTTCTTAAACATTCATCCA harbors:
- the CGRRF1 gene encoding cell growth regulator with RING finger domain protein 1 isoform X2; the protein is MRQVKNPFGLEITNPSSASITTGITLTTDCLEDSLLTCYWGCSVQKLYEALQKHVYYFRISTPQALEDALYSEYLYQEQYFIKKDSKEEIYCQLPRDTKVEDFGTVPRSRYPLVALLTLADEDDREIYDIISMVSVIHIPDRTYKLSCRILYQYLLLAQGQFHDLKQLFMSANNNFTPSNNSSSEEKNIDRSLLEKVGLSESEVEPSEENSKDCVVCQNGTVNWVLLPCRHTCLCDGCVKYFQQCPMCRQFVQESFALCSQKEQDKDKPKTL